The genomic DNA CAGCAGGAACATTCATTCCTGATAGGAGCCATAACAGAGTAAAACAATTAAGCACAATCTCAAGATCAAGGTCGACGATATAGGTGTTTGATCTCGAAGAAGTTGTCCATCAATTCTTTAAATTTCCTCAAAGGGTTAATCCATTAAGTCGAAATCTTTCTCAGTTGCATAATTTGACAGTGCACGCCACGGCCTGTGCCCAGTATTTGAGCCTTTCTTTCACATCCTCGGGATGGTCACCTGGACAAGCAAAATTTTACCGAGAGGTCAGAAGTTTGAAGCTTTATAGCGTATTGAAGTTGCACCAATTGAACTAATTGGGGgcaaattcaaaagaaatattatttttgtttgtttgttacaAGCTACAACAATGGTGGGGTGGAGGAACGAGCTGGGATAGGTCAGCCATAATAAGGTATCGAGCCCGCTTACAAACTagagaggaataccactagaccgtaacgCTACTGGCAATTCAAAAGAAGACTTACGAAGAATAAGATTCCATGAAATCCTGGAACTAATTGGGGATGTATTTATCGTTTCATCTGCATTACGTTAAATCTCACAATCTAGATTCGAAACATGCTAAAGCAAATGGACCTGGATGATTATTTCACTAATTACCATGTTAACaagaatcaaaatttaaaaaaattcaaaaaaacccagatcacTCACCAGGACTAGAGATCTTCCAACTGGCAATTTGACTCGAAACCGAATCGACCGCGGCCGGAGAGTTCTCCGGCGACTTCTGGTGCTCGTCCATGAACTTCTGGCTCATAGAGTAACAAAGCTCGAGAGCCGGCAAGGTGTTACAGAGCTCCGGAATCTCTTCGTAGCTGAACCCGAATCCCAGATCCAAACACCCTTTAAGCTCGTCGAGATCCTCGTCCGTCAAGCTCTTGGTCCTCGACAGATCATCGTCGTCCGCCGCCTCCACATACCCTTCAAGCAAaacctgcttcttcttcttcttcttgctcttCAACCTGTTAGGCTTCGGCCATTCTTCCTCGTCGGTTTCTTGGGTGAATCCggaagaagatgacgatgttcGAAGCAATTGATTGGTTTGCTCATCTGGGATTTCATTGATTGAAGAAACCCATGACTCTGTTTCGCAAACGAAGgcctccatttctctctctctctctctctcaaactttctcgagctttctctctctaggacTTTTCTTTTCTCGTGAGTGTTTGAGAGAGGCGCAGAGAGACGTGCCTTTAAAGCTGCACTCAGACGGAAACAACCAATTATTTgcctttgtcttttcttttctttttttaaattttttttgaaatttccaTATCGGGATGCATGTCACGTGTAGACatgatatatacatacatacatacacgacatgtcattttttttttttttttttttgaaatttgcgTATAGGGATGCATGTCAAGTGTACACatgatacatacatatatacatatctGACATGTCATCATCAATGTCTGTAGTTGTGTGACCTGGACGGGACAGCTGTAGCGAGAGGTTGAAAGGGGTTGATGATGACAAAAATGAGAAGTGGACACG from Pyrus communis chromosome 17, drPyrComm1.1, whole genome shotgun sequence includes the following:
- the LOC137721883 gene encoding uncharacterized protein — encoded protein: MEAFVCETESWVSSINEIPDEQTNQLLRTSSSSSGFTQETDEEEWPKPNRLKSKKKKKKQVLLEGYVEAADDDDLSRTKSLTDEDLDELKGCLDLGFGFSYEEIPELCNTLPALELCYSMSQKFMDEHQKSPENSPAAVDSVSSQIASWKISSPGDHPEDVKERLKYWAQAVACTVKLCN